ACAATGACCGGTATTTTTGGGGAGTGCATTCTCCTCAATCCGGACGATTgaaatccaaaaaatatttcgacgaACAACGAAACCAACATATATACCACGAACGACACTAGATATATATCGCACTGACACTGACTCCATAAATTAAATGTTACCAAAAGGTAAACAAAGGTCCGTATGCATAAACTCGAAATGATGCAATTATGCAACCTCACGTGTACCCCTGTTCATGCAATATGGacaaggaagaaaaaaaaaaaaaacttcgcgTCATAAAAACCAAGCCCGAGTATAATGGTGCACATTACGCGAACACACTCGAATGTGCCCCATTTTGAAAAAGACATCTGTTCAGTGTGTCACGGCTGTGCTGTTGGGAAGGAGTACACCTTTCCTCGACCAGTAACTCGATCGAAAATGATGTAATCGGATCGTTTTCCGGTCACCGTTTATCTTGAAGTTGAAATATTAGATCGGGACGTTAAAATTGTGATATTTAAGATTATACGCGACGCAGTGAATCAgtgacgaaaatttttttgtagacgcacaaaacgaaatatttcgaTAAAAGCATTCCGCGTCTAACGATTTAAATGTGCAACAACGGATTTCGATTCCTTGCACAAATTGTGATACAATAAACGCGTAGTGACAAATGTTCGACCGGAATTTTAAAGCAAAATTgctgaaaaatggaaaatagttTGGATTTAACccgtgaaaatttgacgagCATTTGTAGGCTATGCCTGAAAGTgccgaaaatttcaatcagtATTTTTGATCGAGTCGATCCAAATCCAAATAAAAAGCCATTGAAAGACCGAATATGGGCTATGTATTCGGTGAAGGTAAGGAATTCGATTTGGAACGgttcgacgattttttttgtcaattttttgtgataatttaTTGGATGGAAgacattttttcattcatatgaCATTCGTTCAGTTTTGCGTTCCCAACGTTTCCAAGCAATCTTTTGTCATGACACGCGCGAGTTCGCCACAAAGATTGCGTTCACTTTCACTTTTCCAATTTCGTCGTTaggtttttgaaattttccggGACAATTTTTGAGCATTGTCAGTACGAAAATCTGTAATTtgtaaggcttgatttccacctACAAAAAATCCATTCCGTTTACCTAAGCCACGcctcttttctattgtttaaagagCAAGCGGATAGAAAACAGACCGAttttttcgtaagtggaaatcaagcctaaaACGTGAGGCTAGTGTTTATCGGCTCTTCAAGGTCATACAGACCCggcattttgattttcgtatgAATAAAGGGCAAAAAAATGCTTATCCAACGCACTATGTCACCATCCATGTTGTATATTACCTGTGTTGCCTAGTGAATTAAAAGATGCTAATGCCGTTCACCCGTAGGGACATTACACCACTTTAGGACGAACTACCCATCTAGCTGGAAGATGTTCctctttaatttttcatttttctcaacTGATCACAACCGACTCCTTCCTTCCAGGTGTCTCCGAACGATGGTCTGCCGACAAACATATGTCACCGTTGCCTGTACCTGACAGAGATGTACACGGATTTCAGCGAAAGTGTTCGCCAGTGCGAAATTaaactgcaaaattttatatcTTCTGCATCGATAGAATTGGTGTCCAATGCACCAATTGCTGAATGCGCAACAAACGGATTATTACCGTTGAATGCCAACGATAGCGTTACCGTTATCGATCCGTCGAAAGAGTACCAGAGTACTGATGACGAAAGCTCTGCGTCGGACACGGAAATTTTCACGACACCATTACCGCCGGCTAAGCAACAGAATGCAAAGGTGAATCGGTTCAAGGCCCAGCAaattaaaaacgttttcttcTGCGAATTTTGTGATAAGGCATTCGTCAGTCAGGAGGAATGTCTCAGACATCAATTAACCAGCCACGATCAACAGAATCCCCATATCTGCACGTTTTGCACATTCCAATGTGCATCGAGAAACACGATCATTGCCCACATTAAGGAATGCCATGATCTGAAGCCATTCCTGTGTACACAGTGCCACAAAAAGTTTGGAAGACGGTCGGACCTGCGCAAACATTCGGTTGTACATACAGGAATACGTAAGTTCGCTTCACTCACTGGACACGTTGACACGTAAGCcgacaataatttcaatttctcatCCAGGGCCGTTTAGTTGCAAGATCTGTAGCAAGAACTTTTCGCGAAACACCAACCTCACCAAACACATGCGAATCCATGATAAAGATCAAATCAAACGAGACGATCAACTGGCCAGTACCTCACGCAACCGTAACGACGCCGAGAATATGGTCATTTCGCTGGACCCATTCAATGATCAAGATTCGAATGTGGACGATGACAGTCACTTGAAGGCTCTACCGTTACGCAGAAACGTTGCATTCAACCAGCCAGAATCTATTCCGGTAGTTCTACAGCAAAACTATCACATGAATCCAGTTCCAATACCGCCAGTTCCACCTAGTCTCCCACCAATTCACATGTCACTTCCGAATCCAATCAACATCCCAGCACCAAAGCCCAGCATACCAGTGCCCGTTCAATCAATCGATCCCATCGAAATAGAACCGGAACCAGAGACAAGCATTTCGTTATTGTACAAGGGAAGTGTACCATCGGATGCGGTGGATTTTGCCCGTCACGTGACTGGCGATGCAGTTACATTCATGCCAAATAAGTCGAACAAAGAACCAGTCGTCAAGCCGAAAACATTCTGTTGCACCAGTTGTCCCAAGAAATTTGCGACGCAGTCGTCACTGTTGAATCACCGAAACATTCATTTGGACATTCGGAATcatgtgtgtgttgtttgtaatAAATCCTTCATCCGGAAGAGAGGTAAGTCTACAGTTTGCTTTAATGTTAGGGAAGTCACGTGAGGACGTGAGGGTGACATGTTGGGTCAGAGGTGATGAGACCACAGtactaaaatatttgaatatttcccCCCGCACAGAACTCGATCGCCACTCCACCATTCACACCACAAACCGCCCATTTGCCTGCAACAGTTGTCCCAAAAAGTTTGGAAGGAAAGACAAATTGGTGCGACACGAGAAGACGCATTTGGAATATTTCTGTCCAAAATGCCATTTAGCATTCAACCGCAAAGATGCAATGCTCTTGCACCTGAAAATGCACGAGAGTACCGACAATGCCGCAAAAGATGAGCTGTTGCATGCAAACATTAGATCGCAAAACGAATTGCTCAATCCAATGGCGTTCGTTCGACCGAGAAACGAATATGAGGCTCCGATGAATTTAATTGTAACCGAACAATCGAGCGTCCAGCCGAAAATGTATACGCCGTGGCCGAATTTGGGCCTACACGATAATTACGTACCTTTTCAGTAGTGGAAGAAGATTTATAAGACAAAGAAATGcgaaaaaaagggaaaaaaattgttcatttaaGTGCGGAAGTGACCACTACACTGAAATCATTCTCGTTAAGCTGTGCTCTGAAATTAAGTCAATgtttaatttcgtttcattagAGTCAGGAAATAAACAGCTCCAACATTCATTAGATTCGTTGTTTTACAAGGAAACATGTCCGAACGTTAGCTAGCAATTCAAACTACTACTACGACAACGTTGTACAGTAATTTACGTTTGTAGTTATGATGcagataaaaataaagaatttaattttggaaaGAGAGAACATCAAGGACTCTGATAAGATGGATCAGGACGCTGATAGGATGGATCAGGTAGCAATTatattaattacaaaattttgagttCCTGTATATTGTCATGAGGAGAGTTCGTATTGTCGTGAGGAGAGTTCGGATTTCATTTGTGTGAATTTATCtcaaatttcgtttattttgagTTTGTTCAAAGTTAGCGTTTACTCCGTGCTGTATTGGGGATTTTTCTAAGCACTCCAATTTCTATCACCTTCATCATCTGATGACAAAGTAtccaaatttataaaatagtCAACAACCTGTTCAACGTTGTAAATTTATGCTGTCTTGTAAAGGAGCCGGTGGAACAACTGATGATGGACAGTCCTATACTGTCCTAGGGCCAACACCGGACTCTGAGGCCGAAACAGTACTTCCGTTTCGATAGAACTCTCTATCAAATTCACTGTACGTGATGATCGGTTGGGGAGGGAAGAGCTAATACTCTGTTAAGGTTTGATTGAGTTCAATGATTGAGttcatttttgtgcaaatcTTGTCGTTATCATCGAAGTGTATCGTTGTTTGTAGAATGGAATGTGCGCCACATATTAAGTCGGTGGCCGAGAATCTCAGGGAGATACcactatttttgaaaattcttgtatatttcacgaaacctgaaccgatttcactaaactttttttttgctgaaagttATTCACAAGATACCtagtttgacaccaatatgaggtCATTGGCATAACGTCTCGGAgagatatgaccaaaaagtgtttgtttgtattcgactttccaagatattctcaataaatctcaaatgatttcgGTAAACTTGTTTTCCTGTAGATCCTGACGCTATAAGTCCACAACTGCACCAATTGACacgcaattaaatttttagaagattttttgttgattctgCTACGAAGTAAGGTGAAATCACCTCGACCCAAACGttgccaaaattacattttttcatataaaaactgaaggtcggtgtcattcgaaagctacagcatatgactttacgagaaaaataactttaactCGATTAGGTTAGTTGGGTGAGTGAAGAAGTTGAAATCAGCTTCCTAGTGGTGATAAGtgtcatcctcgaattttgactcgtcgaggttatctcgaaaaaatttttaaccattttttttaacggttttgagccaaagcacattttctgtggagtaacaaccaccaatttggaaaaaaaaaatctggctATTAATGAccaccgaaaaatatcacttttatagaCACATCTCCCACAAATTTTGGGCTACCAACCTCATACTGCGCGTCTTGACCAtagctttcagggaaaaaaaaacaacaggGAAACAGAAATCAGTTTACTGGgtctcctgagtattagaaaatttacagactgatttgttaccgcaaaacatagccaacacaGCTCACTTTATGCCTCagaaatgacgaaatttgtaacgcaactaaccctgTAATTACCCATATTAGGACACATTTGTTCAGTGctcaaaaattctgaaaagtGTCTCTGATAGAGAATAATGGAGAGGAGACTGAGATACAGAATGTCTTGtgacaaacgaaaatttgagcATTTTTATAGATCTGGTAGGATATTTTTGAAGATGACATCCATCGTAGAGAAGGGAAATTGGTACGATAATTCACAAGTGAaagtttcgaattttcaacttgTCAAGACCGACAGTAGGGTGATTCTCAAAAGCAATTGCTTCTCTTACCCCTGTAAATGCCTCCAATATCTACATCAATATAATTGCCAGGAGTTTGCTATCGATCGGGAATTTCAAGGTGGTTATTTcgtaaaataagttttttttttagaaaatttgaaaatttcaaaatcatgacattttctgaaaatttgtcCCCGAAATGAAACGACCCGGCCGGTTTTGTTCTAAtggtagtttgtagagaattgacagacgattctaataaaagtaTCGTCAGGTTGAATGGTTGTAGCTGTGAGTGAGCGTGAGGCATCAAAgtccaattttatggttttgtcaaTGAGCAAGCCATGTTTCCTTcgaaatcatttattttcttcttctaccacaaaaatttgtctGTCCGAGTGGAccccaaacatttttttccgcaAGTCTCAACGATCGATTTTACACCTGCTAAAATTCGTAGAAGTTTCTCATAAGACCACGTTGGTTAGAGTGAAAAAAAGATATCTCCATCCCTCTCTAACCAACGTGGTCTTATGAGAAACTTCTACGAATTTTAGCAGGTGTAAAATCGATCGTTGAGACTtgcggaaaaaaatgtttggggTCTACTCGGACagacaaatttttgtggtagaagaagaaaataaattatttcgaaGGAAACATGGCtcggatttttcattttattggcttgaaatgaaggctagcacatcccatttaacatatcaaaaaattgggataggctttttcaattttttcaaaaaatcttaaaaaactttcttatgGGTGCCCACATTTCTGAgattttttaatagaaatgtatggaaagttcgactaaaaatgaaattaactgTCATTTACTGGTTGTCTCTGGTCTACCGAACAATTATATGCGCTAACAagaaatgtaacatttttactttgtgaatgtggacaactttcactgattttttcaCCATCGGGAAGCTCTCTGGTAACGTCTAGCTCATCCACTGATGGGTAGAGTTTCAGTTGCTACTATATCTCATAGCCTGAGACCGCACCTTTCCAAAAATACAATACTTGCCCCATTCGCTATCTGGTTTGTATTCTTTACAATGTCAAATATGTGGGTAAGTCGACCTACTCGAAACCTTACCTTACCTTACACGCAAGGTGATACATTCTGGTGTTTCTTGACAGAGCTCAGGTCTATAGACAAATAAACATACTTCTGAGTACTTCTGGTCACTGAATGATAGTACTGATAGTAAATGCATGTTAGTTAACAGCGCTGGGTCGCCACATGTTATGCATTTTCTTATTATGTCGTTGTATAAATACTAACGGTAACTATAACAACAACCACCGTCGCTCAATTTAAGGTTGCACCACCTACGAATCTACAATAATTGATTTGTAAGTAATGACCTCTTCTTTCGCTCTGCTctctttttctgaaaataaggAATACTCTGTGGAAGCTCTGCACCAGattcaaattcaatcaaaactttcGTTTAACGCTTCACTATGATTTATTGATATTCGATTACaagatttattaaaaattacaaaaaattaacaaatttcgTTTGAGTTCGATAATGGTAGCCTCTTAcatcaaacaatcaaaataaaagaattggcAAAAATAAAACGTTTAACATTCTGAACGTAATAGTCCGAGATCATACACAGAAAAACTACTCCGTATTATTAGGTCTACGAAAGTTACTAAGGTCACATTGCATATTGCTCTTGTAATACATTATCccgaatataaaaaatttccaaattaaaaGTAGTGCCGTTAAATATAAGTTCCCGTGTTTATCAAAATTCAACCGTCGCGGCACTTCAAAATactattttgttttgtgaattCGCCGAACAACAGTTTTCTTACACATACGACTCGCATACTGCACTTGCTGCTGCACACATTTGTTAACTTCTCACTTATTCCTCTTCGATTTAATTTGTCGCAGCTCACTGGcccaaattttattgttcaaaaattCGCCCACAAAGTACAGGCCCAAACAGAACAACAATATCACAATGAAGAACACGATACGTTGGCCGAATTCAAGAACGTTCAGTACGGGATACACCCATACGCCAGCGTAATGCTTTATGATGTGAATCCATACCAAATAGGCGAGCATGAAAATGCTCAGACCGGTTAAGGCTGATTTACGCGATGGATATTGACGGAATGTTGTAAATAGTTCCAAAACAATGAATATGACAATGTTGGTGTGCATAACATGGTTCAGCCATCTGTAACGAGTggaagaaattagtttctttagCAAAGGTTAAGGCAATGTCGGTTCGTTTTtggctattttttttaacaggCCTGGCTAGATGAAGTTCTGTAAAGAATCTATTGGTAATCTCTGTCCTATGATGTACCTGGCATTAACATTAAGGACAATTTCTTTGATTGGAACAAAGCTCCAACGGCTCCAACCGATTTCCAGGCACAGTAATAGTAATATCGGCAGTACGATTTCTTTGCGATCTCGTAAACCCCTAAAGCTTAAATCAAACTAAAGTTTCTCCATTTCGCTGAGTTCAACGTCAAgctctaagattttcaatcttaaaagttttcgaaaaaaCTCAACGACAAACTATGGTAATTGTTGCGAACTAAATTCCAAAAAACCGTAAGAtctggaattatcacccaacTTAATCTCATCAGTTACCAAAATCTGACatttaagtaaattatttaactGAACCTTTCCGAAATATGATTGAAATAATTGGCCGTAGTTATTGCAGGTATCCTTTACGTT
Above is a window of Bradysia coprophila strain Holo2 unplaced genomic scaffold, BU_Bcop_v1 contig_476, whole genome shotgun sequence DNA encoding:
- the LOC119082616 gene encoding zinc finger protein 271-like → MENSLDLTRENLTSICRLCLKVPKISISIFDRVDPNPNKKPLKDRIWAMYSVKVSPNDGLPTNICHRCLYLTEMYTDFSESVRQCEIKLQNFISSASIELVSNAPIAECATNGLLPLNANDSVTVIDPSKEYQSTDDESSASDTEIFTTPLPPAKQQNAKVNRFKAQQIKNVFFCEFCDKAFVSQEECLRHQLTSHDQQNPHICTFCTFQCASRNTIIAHIKECHDLKPFLCTQCHKKFGRRSDLRKHSVVHTGIRPFSCKICSKNFSRNTNLTKHMRIHDKDQIKRDDQLASTSRNRNDAENMVISLDPFNDQDSNVDDDSHLKALPLRRNVAFNQPESIPVVLQQNYHMNPVPIPPVPPSLPPIHMSLPNPINIPAPKPSIPVPVQSIDPIEIEPEPETSISLLYKGSVPSDAVDFARHVTGDAVTFMPNKSNKEPVVKPKTFCCTSCPKKFATQSSLLNHRNIHLDIRNHVCVVCNKSFIRKRELDRHSTIHTTNRPFACNSCPKKFGRKDKLVRHEKTHLEYFCPKCHLAFNRKDAMLLHLKMHESTDNAAKDELLHANIRSQNELLNPMAFVRPRNEYEAPMNLIVTEQSSVQPKMYTPWPNLGLHDNYVPFQ